The Oncorhynchus kisutch isolate 150728-3 linkage group LG20, Okis_V2, whole genome shotgun sequence genome has a segment encoding these proteins:
- the LOC109880597 gene encoding non-structural maintenance of chromosomes element 4 homolog A gives MRRASRGDESGTGAPRQNGVSGGRGGARGAAADRGDTVAGGGGDDDEAGCSPADMQDEDNDPARRREIRSKYRDLINSVQQNREDMLSPTNNKLTDVLEEANKLFAEVRQAREAALDAQLLVLATDLGKEKASQLHAEGSAFDPAAFAEHLLSFMGLNRLEEEDEDVEGGASGGYLPQDAWQRVANRAQRCFRTAPSFHYMMGSFLAELPPPRQRVERQRKVPGKEAKRIMPTQLKRMEESHQEATEKEVERILGYLRSYFFDDPTSPISYYEFVIDPTSFSRSVENIFHTSFLVRDGLAKMYLDNHKLPCIAPVEEGEVEAGGASNRQQCVISISPKSWKELIEAFDITEPLIHAPSTQHTE, from the exons AGGGGATGAATCTGGTACCGGTGCTCCCCGTCAGAACGGTGTGTCTGGGGGGAGAGGCGGCGCCAGAGGAGCGGCTGCGGATCGGGGGGATACAGTAGCCGGCGGCGGCGGTGATGATGATGAGGCCGGGTGCAGCCCAGCAGACATGCAGGATGAGGACAATGATCCGGCGCGGAGGAGAGAGATCAGGAGCAAGTACAGGGACCTCATCAACTCTGTTCAAC agaacagagaggacatgTTGAGTCCCACCAACAACAAACTGACAGATGTGTTGGAGGAGGCCAACaaactgtttgcagaag tccgTCAGGCCCGTGAAGCGGCTTTAGATGCCCAGCTCCTGGTGCTGGCTacagacctggggaaggagaAGGCCAGCCAGCTACACGCAGAGGGATCAGCCTTCGACCCCGCAGCCTTTGCTGAACACCTG CTGTCATTCATGGGTCTGAATCGCCtggaggaggaagatgaagatGTGGAGGGTGGAGCGAGCGGCGGGTACCTCCCCCAGGACGCCTGGCAGAGGGTCGCTAACAGAGCTCAGCGCTGCTTCAGGACTGCCCCCTCTTTCCATTATAT GATGGGATCGTTCCTGGCTGAGCTACCTCCGCCTCGCcagagggtagagagacagaggaaagtcCCCGGGAAGGAGGCCAAGAGGATCATGCCCACTCAG TTGAAGAGAATGGAGGAGTCTCACCAGGAAGCTAcagagaaggaggtagagaggattCTGGGATACCTGCGGAGCTACTTCTTTGACGACC CCACATCTCCCATCTCCTACTATGAGTTTGTCATAGACCCCACCTCCTTCTCCCGCTCTGTGGAGAACATCTTCCACACCTCCTTCCTGGTCAGG GATGGTTTGGCGAAAATGTACCTGGATAATCACAAACTTCCTTGTATCG CCCCTGTGGAAGAAGGGGAAGTGGAGGCTGGAGGAGCATCTAACAGGCAGCAGTGTGTCATCTCTATCAGCCCCAAGAGCTGGAAG